The following are encoded in a window of Primulina eburnea isolate SZY01 chromosome 4, ASM2296580v1, whole genome shotgun sequence genomic DNA:
- the LOC140830222 gene encoding uncharacterized protein, whose protein sequence is MDPNEFSGTTDSMIAEVWIKSIDVIFAFMELQDADRVRCGTFLLTGDARLCWESASILVNLHTLSWDGFKEVFYSKYFTEEVRSRLTREFMTLQQGDNSVAEFVRKFERGCHFVPLIANDAREKLRHFICCLRSIFRRDVRVAGPTTYVVVVLRSLVAEQDQREIEGDRQGNGPYQAPHQQQ, encoded by the coding sequence atggatccgaatGAGTTCTCGGGGACTACTGACTCGATGATAGCTGAAgtatggattaagtccatcgatgTAATCTTTGCGTTTATGGAGCTGCAGGATGCAGACAGGGTCAGATGCGGCACCTTTTTACTGACAGGAGACGCTAGATTGTGCTGGGAGAGCGCTTCTATATTGGTGAATTTGCATACCCTTTCTTGGGATGGCTTCAAGGAagtcttctactccaagtacttcactgaggaagtacgctccaGATTGACtagggagttcatgacgctgCAACAGGGAGACAACAGCGTTGCAGAGTTTGTGAGGAAGTTCGAGAgagggtgtcactttgtgcccctgattgctAATGATGCCCGAgagaagttgaggcattttattTGTTGTTTGCGGTCGATATTTCGCCGCGATGTGAGAGTTGCTGGTCCCACTACTTATGTTGTTGTCGTGTTGAGATCCTTGGTGGCAGAACAGGACCAGAGAGAGATCGAGGGTGACAGGCAGGGCAAtgggccctatcaggcacctcaTCAGCAGCAGTAA